The following nucleotide sequence is from Juglans microcarpa x Juglans regia isolate MS1-56 chromosome 6D, Jm3101_v1.0, whole genome shotgun sequence.
CTGATGCATTGACCATAGCAGGTTAGAccaatttccattttctttttcataataaGAAGAAAGTTACCTAAATGGCTGATGTTCATCACCAAAAACCTTTGATGCAAATGCAACAACCTGTTGTGGTGACTGAAGTAGTTGCAATATCTCTGCCCAAGGTAAATCTTTTCCGTAATCAGGATTGGTAGCACAGTAGCCCAACGGCAAGCAGGCCGATCTAGCACCCTTCAACTTCTGCTCCATGGGAAGATCGAAAAGCTCATTCCAACGCAATTTCACTTTCTCAATGGTTTCTAAAGGAACGCCATGGTCTACTAATCTGAAGAATCCCCAGTTGGTGCAAGCATCTACCATGGTTTTGCACAAAGTCTCGTAATTTTGGCTCTTAATCTCTCGAAAGCTTATAGTGGGAATGCCATCTCCATCAGCAAAGTTTTCATAAGTTATTGTTGGCCATTCTTCCTCAGCCCATATGAAATTTTTCACACATAAAGGCTGACCAATAGAGGAGAGTGGTTCAACATGTTgttcttcaatttcttgagCCATAGTAATACGTGACTATTGATGAAGGGAAGGGTAACTCTGCTTAATCTTATATAGGGTTATTTTgaccttttttctttgtttcaagTGCATAATGGCACGTGGCGCCGCATTAGCCTTGTTCCCTTCATACGGCTAAGCCCATTGATATGCTTTGTTATAATCGTTAGTATTGTATTGAGTCAGGATCATTCTCGTGGATTCAAGTTTACTTGAAGTCTTAAAATGGCTTTTACTTGTTTTTTGAGTGAAGAAAACTAAGATTCTTACAATGTAATTGGAGATGCACATCTCGGGGTATTAAGTAAGATTCCATGAAACACATAGAAAAGTGGCTCCAAAGGCCGGCCAATGAATGCTAAACAATAACTAATAGCCCCCATAAAAAAAGCAAAGCATGTAGAATAGTGGGAACCTCCGTAAAGAGCTatatcttgaagaaagaagacaaaaagtcagaatattaataataataatagaacaACAAAGTGCACAGTTTTGTTTGGCTCATTTTGTCTTGTATTCAACAAAACCATGAGGTACAGGCCGATTCGGTCTAggtaaatcttaaaaaaaaaaaaaaaaaaaaaaaaaaaaaaaaaaaaaaaaaaaaaaaaaaaactggacgAGAAAGGGGACTTTGACTTCtttagcttcttcaacctcacggCGAGAGCTCTAGTGAAAATATCTCCTCCAGCAAATAGATCTCCGACTTCTATTGtatagtgagaaatgagagatctAGAGAGACTATAAAATACTCATGTTATAGTGGATTTTCTGTCCTTAAACATCCGTAGACATAGGCATTATGttgaaccatgtaaatctgtgtgtctcaatctattttatttttcctgcatATATTTTTCGTTCACTATCATGAATACATGCACAAACACCATACAGTCGTACCGGACCACCGCCGGGAGAACCAAACCACACCAATTGAGGTCCGAATCGTCTCAGCGGACTGGGAAAgactctctctccccttctagCCTATTGTGCGATTTTTCGGCATTAACAAGatcaatgataaatataatcatATGGAAGTAGTTTTTTGGAATATAATCAAGGAGAAAGTTGCCTTTCATGTAAGGTCTTAGGATGGGGATTCATGCGTTGTAGTTTCTCCTCTCAATAGGTATTCAACATGCGAGGAAAGAAAGTATTAGGCACGAACAGCTTTGTGCTGGAGTTGATCTGGTCCTAAGAGCGGGCGTGGGTTCACTTCAAATCCCATTTCTGACATTATAACCCCGTTGTGTTTCTAAAACTTCACAAATATTTTTGCGAACAGAGATTAACCAAGGAATAATGTTGGTTGTATGGGCTTGTATGAGTAGTCCTAAATGAAAAATGTATATAGACCAACCATATGTTTccaaatttaagagaaaatatattttcaaacgtGAATTGTTCAACTATTTcgtagtcgttttgaaaaaagtgaataaaatatgagacttgcataaaaaaaatttaattttttaataatgaacttcactctttttcaaaacgattatgtaACATTTACACActtcatgattatatataaaattactctttttaaaaagatgCGGAGGCCGAATGAACAGTTGACCATATTATGACAATTCCCTccgtaaaaaataatttgctgCTACCATAGATTTCACCAAGAGAAGGCCTTCTTCGTGCTTGAGCTTTAAACAGCCCAACGGCACAAATCTGCCCACTGTCTTGGGCAAGTACACGTGTAACATACTAATCTTAGATTTAaggtatataagtaaattttttaattatttttctattatttttatttttataatcttatcagattttacatttattaattttaataattactattataattttgtttgaatttactagagttttattttattattaattttaataattattattagattttatcagattttatgtCCCTCTAGAGTTTTGGTTTGAATTCAAATCTTAGTTCTTCTATCTTCACCGAACCtcatctcttgattttataatCATAACCTCATACTTATCTTTATCCCCTAATTTGGTAAATTCAAATCCTAATAAGAGACCAACTCATATCTGGAAACCTACCATACATCATTCCTATCATCTACAAGAATCCCACGAAGCCCTCTAAAACAAACACGTCGAAGACCCAATGCCGTCTATATATATTCACCTTCCTCCCTCACAAAATTTATAACAATCTTCTTCAAACCGATACTCACAAAATCTCAATCAAGCCACCTCAGTGTCGACTACAGGAAACGTCTGATTCAGGAGATCAATCTCCTATCTCTGTaagactctctttcttcctACCGTTCTTTTCTTCCTGCTAGTTATgagatctctctctccctctctcacaatTTCCTCTCAcagctttctcttcttctcggTTTCTTTGCCGTCCAGACCTCTGtttctttgtaaaataaaaaggaacCGTTAGTTATGACCTATATTCATGGGtagattgttttgaaattacAGAACCTGCCATCAAAAAGTTGATTCACATcgttattttttcaaaacattaaaaagtCTTTAGCTCCTATCTAGTATACTCATAGTTACCTTtttagtatttacaaaaattgccACTAAAAAGTTGGTCGTGTAACCTCATGTAAGAGtcttaaacttttaatattttttcataaaaaatgacCCTATTTCTTTTTGGGATAGGCTGTCTCGCATGGCCTTTTTTTCTCCAGCAAATATTTCGTTCATTTGCTCAAGccttttagtttttatttttactttactgGAAAGTATATGCAACTATAAGTTTAACAAAGTCTTGCTGCAAGTCATTCCCGTAAACCCCGAGCTTCTGTTTTCTCCTCATGATATAaattgggttttctttttactttcagTTTACTACAAGTGTTAAATAAAGATAATTTCAAAGATCCCTTGATCCTTGATACGTAAACCCCAATCCGTCTATTTTATGAACTACCTGTAGTATTttaatgggccttgggccttaaGCTCGCTTCTGATTTCCTCATGTGGGCTtgagtatttttatttgttgttgggttgggcttaatattttaaagatgagtttttacttaaataaatagattagtcattgacttatttttataatatgttattagtatttaagtaatttaaataccagGATTTGTTGattaggatattagtacatgttgTTCTTAGACAAATTTAGTGATAATTAATATTGCGTATATGTGACGAGCtacgaagtgatattcaagaagaagcacactaaggtaagtaatttgatcacaaattaggatcatcagagttcagcttatatataagtattattcaagtcaGTTCATTGATaaccattatttatgcaccacttatgtcatatgcaaatatgtcatccaacatagtatacgatcatgtcattctgcatcatgttcaaattcagaaattataattatgtatgtattatgtcatgcatctcatatgtataagacacgtaagttaTCTTAAGTTTATTCATTCaaataaatcagatcagtcagttaattcagataaatcaatcatgcagAGCATAAGCATCAATATGAATAATCATGAGTTTTAAGCtcttagcataaaaacttttatgaaaaccttatactTATTATGATTACGTtgtgataaatttcttactaaatcttcaactcatttattttgttttcatgtttttaaccacccaattaaagatgatgaatacgagcaagCAAACCAGGATTAGGAggagcagttgatttagtttcaaactttttagaataaaatttacttttatgacataaatttattcaatttattcatttaatatttttaaaagacattttattagacaatttttctacaaaataaattctaatttcgtttataaaatatgagatttcttgccgattttattttaagaaaaacacgTAACACTCCTAACTTTCGGGAAGGGGATGCTACAACATGACATGCCCTGGTCAAAACAGAACCAAAAGCATGGAACTCCACCGGATTTATGCATCGAGCAGACTCAAGCAAACGAAAGGAACCCAATTAAGTTCTTTAGGATGTCCCGACTGAGAAATGGCTTTAAATGTGTTTAGAAATGATTagaacatataataataatccaCAAAATCAatgaacaaataataaaaaagaaagatagaaaaCATCCATAACAATGTCTTCGACACAaatttctaaactaattaatcaGTTACAGGCTACCGATGCCCCCCACATCTCTAGGCAGCAATTTTGGATTTCTTTGGGACACGATAGCCCCCAACCACACAGGCGTGGTCACGCTCATAAGGTTCAAGCGTAACTTGTTCAAATGGCTTGAACTGATCTTGCTTTAGCTTGTTCACTTCACTCTGGAATACGGCCTCCGCAGGTTGTGTAGAATCTATGCAGTTAGCCTGAAATATTCAAGCAGAGGTAACATCAGGAAaccaaaaggcacatttctacAGAATCAAAAGTAAAGTcgctttaaaatataaagatatatcGATACAAGCACAGTGATATAGGAAGAAAACTAGATAAGAAGACTATTAGATAAGAAGACTGTACAAACCTTGATTGAAATTACAAAATGGCCTCCAGCTTTAAGAAAATATGATGCATTCAATGCTAGAATCCTTGCCTGTATGGTTCATAGAAAAAcgaaaacaaaattcaaataaagtaaTCTAAGTAAAATATGGGAGACACCAGCCCCAGCAAAATTAGTAGGCCAGAGCTATGTCCACGAAAACAAGTTAATCCCATAAGAACGGGGCAAATTAACATAAACAAACTGAAAACATTTTTAGACTCTAAAAAGGGCATGCAACTCAGTTATTGAAGATTCACACTCAATAGCTGCTATTCTCACAAAAATTTGAAGGGTCAAAGCTCCAATTAATGGAAGGACCAAACATAGTCAGCTTCATGCTGATCCCAAATCATGATTTCAACTGTGGTTTTCGGCATTTAAGCTAAAAGATATAAAAGGTGCAGACATAGTTGTTACATGGAAATTATACAACCATTTAACAACACCATCCAACAAGAGAAGAATCAAGTCCAAAAGCACTCAAAATATCAGAGATTCAGAAACAAAAGATGCAGAAATAAGATACAGAAGTTTGAAAACTACTAGGAAAAGTAGCATACAAGTTCATGTTTGCGCATGGTAATAAATCAAGATACAAGTGAGATATATAAACAAGAACAATCTGGCAAAAAACAGGATAGAATTTAAAATGTTGTATATAGCCATATCGTATGCAAGCAATAATGTACATAACAGTAGTCAATTCAATGGACTGTGTCTAGAGCATCTGACACTCAAGCCCACATCACCCATAACATGTTGAAGGGAAGCTTGagtaacacttttttttttttatatcagggaacctctccaaggcctTCGGACCCACTCCTACAGAGTAAACCCtggtcccgtgcaccgcactctcggaagtttccctacatgGAACTAGTTAAATCGTTGGCTTTTCACCAAGGGGTGTGATCCCAAAGGATTgattgcacccatgaggtgttgaaccttagaccttgaaaggagtgataccccaagaccaaggccttcaccacttgggccaaccccttggggttagCAAGCTCAAGTAACTCATTATATACTCATTATTCCAAATAAGATATAATACTTGAAAGATTATACAATTAATGCcaataaaacaagaaatgaCTTTATAACACCATCAGAAACTCGTTTTTGCATCACCCATTATGTCTTGAAGGGGAATCCGAGTTAACTCATCATATGGTCAAGATATAAAATGACAAACGagatacaaaatgtaaaaaattaaaacacttaATTTAACAAAAACACACATGAAGCTTACAAATCCCAAGTCCAAAAGTGTATATAATAACTGAAGAGTTTCAAAAAccatcaaatttttatacaagaaacaaaaaatttatcaaaaaggGAAGAAACTTAACTACATGGATTATTCAGGAATATCAACAagtgaattaaaaatataaaacacgTGAAATAAGTTTCATCTtcagaaaataattttgcatTAAATCACAGAACTAAATATTTCCTAAAAGCACAAAAAACTTGAGTAAATTTGTTAAGTAATTTAAGATGAGTTGCAGAAAGGAACTCGATGACAAGgtacaaaaaaaatttgctaAAAGATGTCCCAAGGCATTTCAAATGCACTAATGAAAATAGATGTTGCGGCCACTTCAAATGCAATGTTTCCACCATGTCTACCATTTTAAATGTGAGAAGACCAATTGAATAAGAAATACATTAAAAGAGCAAACCTGATCAGGCTGTGCAACATCAGAAAATATTACATCCACCATGCCAACTAGCATTCGATATTTGGACGGATGCCTAGCATCTTCAATGATGGGGATAATATTAGTGCGCTTCTTTGCCATGTTAACCAGGTCCCTACCACTTCTATGAGAAAACTCCACTGCATAAACCACTCCAGTCTGCATGTAAAAAGAGAGAATTTCATGCAGctcttttaaatataaacaagCTTCTAATGATGATTTCATGCGGACTACTTACAGGCCCAACAATGTCAGACACATGGGAGACAGTGGTTCCAGAAGCAGCCCCAAGATAGAGGACCCGAGCACCAGGTTTCTTCAAGTTTAttaaaacacaaacataaaaaatggtTATGCATAGATTTGtagtataataatataacaaaaatatgaaacaCAAAATTGAAACGAATTTAAAAATGGAGAAACTCACAATCCAAATCTCATCAACACCACCAATAATGGCAGCAGCCAACTTCGACCGAAATGGGTTCCAGACTCTGTATTCCACTTTTGTGCCATCTTCATTCTGGATGAAAAAAGAATTTGTGAATTCAGTCGATCAATCacatttaacaaaattaaattttctatcCAGAACTGATGTTCTATGCATGCTGCAAGATAGTGTTtccataaaaattacaaaaaaaaaaaaataccaggTTATACAAACATTACCTACTTTTaacgaagaaaaaaaaggtaagcCTACctctaatgaaaaaaaaataccgttGTTTTACACAACCAGGAGTTTAGCATTATATGGTAAACATTTATTCTGTACAGAAGAAAAATTAACAAACTTGCATCCAGCATATTATTGATACCcccttataattttattatttttccaacTTTTCTGGAATCTGGAAGATGATATCATAGAAATACCTTCTCTTTTCTAGCACCACTTGATCTAGCAAATTTCATAAACCCAGAGCCTTTTTTCTAGGCATTTTCTAAGAGAAATATTCCCCCCTGTGGGGGACTGAATCCCGACCATGAACAATACCATCTAGCCTCTAGGGGCAGGAGGGAAGTGCCACCAGGCCAGAGCAAGAATCCTGAGTCAACATTGACTAATATAAAcgcaaaaatcaaaacaatatgCTTTGTGCATTGAAAACGAGCAAAGTTACGGCATAGTACCATGAATAGAATCTTGATGATCTACAAATTACTAATTAACCAAAAGCACATTTAAAGTAAAGAAGATGATTCCTGTAAAATGACCTGTACAGAGATCCTTTTCTCATTGTAAACAGCTTCACCAGGTACCAAATTCTTAGTAACAATAGCATCTTCTTTACCCTTAGCAATGAATACCCCCCCATGTCTGTGAGGCTCAACCACAACCTTACTTCCACCCTTCATTCCACCTCGACCTCCACCCCGGCCTCTTCCCCCAGCGCCTCGGCCACCACGGCCTCTCATGGCACTACCTCTGTCGCCCCCTCTCCCTCCACCACCTCTGCCTCTACCTCTGCCTCCATCACCCCTGCCCCTGAATCCTCCATCACCCCTGCCCCTGAATCCACCACCACGTCCTGCAcgaatacaaaaaattaaaaaggtaaAATCCAGCATTGAATCATATAAGAACTCTATTGGGTTGACGGTCAAACGCAAAAAGTCGTACAaagttcaaatattttcaagttcCAAAACAAGAAAGTCAAGATTGATaggaaaaaaacatatgatttagaacaaaaattaaaaaagacagTGAACACCTAAATCTCTATTGCGCTGACATTCATATTTAAGAAATATCTCACCCCGTAAATATTAGATTGATCATTGCTCGGAACATTTTAAACAATGCCGTCCTTTCAACTGATCAACCGTTTAGGTTCACcgaaacataataaaatattcatacaaacaaaacaaaatatgaacaAAACCGAATACTATACTGTGTATGATCGctgaaaaattagagaaaaatgcAAGAAACCATAATATTAGGCTAACGAAGTCTATCAGTTCaccaattaaaaagaaaaacttaaataTTCCATCTCAGATATTTCCCAAGCTTTCTCGGCAACCAAGCAGAGAGAAACGACGACAGAGAAGAAAGGGTTTTCTAAAGCTACCTCGAGGAGGTCTCATTGCAGCGAGTCCTTGGGAAGAAAGAGAATGGAGCCAGAACGGAGCGAGTCCTTGTAAACGACGACAGAACGGAGCGAGAGAGGCGCAGTATGCGGTTTTGGCCGGTTTTTTATAGTAGaagttagggtttagggtttggaaaaatCTACTCTTCGCCCTTAATTTACACACCTGCCATTCTGGTACAGTAaagagcaatgttttgaataccgtaccggacaccgtaccggtcaagacactggaacgaaatatttcggtaccggtaccgtttcgggatagcgtttcgggataacgtttcgggatagtcgatctataaataaattatatatataaatatatataaaaattatattctaaaataatagtctatatataaataaattatatacaaatacatatctatataaattataaatagtctagtctgaattgagggttaaaaaataagcttgtagtttgaaaaaatgaaaaaaaaaaaaaaacacaggccgaaatatcggccggtacctgccgaaatataggccggtacagaccgaaatttaggccggtatcggccggtattttggccggtacagaacaggtatagtacctgtaccggccggacggccgaaacgaaaaatttcgaccgtactggccggtacggtacgaaatttaaaactttggtaaAAAGACCAAAAATCCCCCGCTCAATAAATGAACAATTCTGCAATAGGTACCCGCCGTTGGGTACCCGTAGCGGAATCTTCTGACATGGCATTAGCCACGTCAgttctatattattatttaaaaaaaaaatcaccgtCTTGGAAAAGACttctttcccttctctctctctctctctctctctctctctctctctctctcacagccTCTCAAGCCATGGGTTGCTCCTACCCCAACACCATCACCGGCATCCAACACCACTACCCTACTGGGGAAGTACCAATTGGGGCGGTTACTGGGACGAGGCAACTTCGCCAAGGTGTACCAAGCACAGTCAATAGTGGACGACACAACTGTGGCCGTGAAGATCATCGACAAGTTAAACCGTCGACACCGCCATGGAACCACAGATAATCCGAGAGATCATGGCCATGCGTCGCCTCCAGGACCACCCCAACATCCTCAAAATCCTCGAGGTCATGGCCACCAAGACCAAGACATGGCCACTGACATGGCCACCAAGACCAAGATCTATCTCATCGTGGAGCTCGCTACGGGCGGTGAGCTGTTCTCCAAGATCTCGCGCCGCGGTAAGCTGGCTGGGCCGTCCGCACGGCAGTACTTCCAGGAGCTGGTATCGGCGCTGCATTTCTGCCACCAAAACTGTGTGGCCCACTGCGGCGCTGCATTTCTGCCACCAAAACTGTGTCGCCCACCGCGACGTGAAGCCTCAGAACCTCCTGGTTCAGTCTGAAGATAGTCTCGTCTTCGTGAATCGTTGGGAGTCTATCTGCTTCTATACGATGTAAATGAAATGCTACCGTTTCTGGCATCCACGTGGAGGCCCGTGTACGCGAGGGGTACCCCTCTCGGGtgcaaatagagtttttcataaatgaaaagCTCTGCAAGGCAACTCTCCTTAGGTTCTATTTAGGGTTGGttagaagttttaaaaaatatttaaatagttttaaaaaaattttaatgaaaaaattaattgtttgggtgttgatattaaaatatttttttctcaaatatgtTTTTCTGAATAATCCGCAAtgtagttcaaattttaaaaaaactgttaaTAAGCGAAAATAGTTATATAACTTTCtgataattacaattttcaaacTTGTAAGGATAttgtcataatttttaaaaaaatcaaatgatcatcATTTTTACCtcaaaaagtactttttaaatttgttttcaaataaatgtaaaatgcttaaaagtgttttaaacatatagttatcaaataataaataaatttttaatagttgaatttattacttaaactataaattatatattataagtctTAAAACTATAAGCTATATTTCTCACCACAATATCAAATATGCACTTACTGCTTCATGTCAGCTCTCTCTCGACACCTAGtgtttcaagttttcaacaccTCATGTTTCTCACTGGgtctcctctctctctatacAAGTTTCTAGAGTAATCATCTTGATTAActcttgatcttgaaaaatagaattatttaagAGACTCTAGTAGCCTCATAAGCGACGTAGAGGTGCAATCACAACAAAGTGATATGGGCTATAAAACGAGTAAAGATAGAGGCTTGTGAGAATTTCGCTTCTTGAGATAATTCGAATTAACCTTATTTAACATTGGTACCAAGCCTATGATGTTTGTTTTCGCCCCCATAAACattattacatgttatttg
It contains:
- the LOC121235629 gene encoding rRNA 2'-O-methyltransferase fibrillarin 2-like isoform X3; the protein is MRPPRGSCIRAGRGGGFRGRGDGGFRGRGDGGRGRGRGGGGRGGDRGSAMRGRGGRGAGGRGRGGGRGGMKGGSKVVVEPHRHGGVFIAKGKEDAIVTKNLVPGEAVYNEKRISVQNEDGTKVEYRVWNPFRSKLAAAIIGGVDEIWIKPGARVLYLGAASGTTVSHVSDIVGPTGVVYAVEFSHRSGRDLVNMAKKRTNIIPIIEDARHPSKYRMLVGMVDVIFSDVAQPDQARILALNASYFLKAGGHFVISIKANCIDSTQPAEAVFQSEVNKLKQDQFKPFEQVTLEPYERDHACVVGGYRVPKKSKIAA
- the LOC121235629 gene encoding rRNA 2'-O-methyltransferase fibrillarin 2-like isoform X2; the protein is MRPPRGRGGGFRGRGDGGFRGRGDGGRGRGRGGGGRGGDRGSAMRGRGGRGAGGRGRGGGRGGMKGGSKVVVEPHRHGGVFIAKGKEDAIVTKNLVPGEAVYNEKRISVQNEDGTKVEYRVWNPFRSKLAAAIIGGVDEIWIKPGARVLYLGAASGTTVSHVSDIVGPTGVVYAVEFSHRSGRDLVNMAKKRTNIIPIIEDARHPSKYRMLVGMVDVIFSDVAQPDQARILALNASYFLKAGGHFVISIKANCIDSTQPAEAVFQSEVNKLKQDQFKPFEQVTLEPYERDHACVVGGYRVPKKSKIAA
- the LOC121235629 gene encoding rRNA 2'-O-methyltransferase fibrillarin 2-like isoform X1 gives rise to the protein MRPPRGRAGRGGGFRGRGDGGFRGRGDGGRGRGRGGGGRGGDRGSAMRGRGGRGAGGRGRGGGRGGMKGGSKVVVEPHRHGGVFIAKGKEDAIVTKNLVPGEAVYNEKRISVQNEDGTKVEYRVWNPFRSKLAAAIIGGVDEIWIKPGARVLYLGAASGTTVSHVSDIVGPTGVVYAVEFSHRSGRDLVNMAKKRTNIIPIIEDARHPSKYRMLVGMVDVIFSDVAQPDQARILALNASYFLKAGGHFVISIKANCIDSTQPAEAVFQSEVNKLKQDQFKPFEQVTLEPYERDHACVVGGYRVPKKSKIAA